A single window of Caldimicrobium thiodismutans DNA harbors:
- a CDS encoding KH domain-containing protein, producing MSKLKDLVEQVAKVLVDKPEAVQINEIEGEQTSVIELRVAKEDLGKIIGKEGRTAKAIRTILGAAGSKLKKRVVLEIIE from the coding sequence ATGAGCAAACTCAAAGATCTCGTGGAACAGGTGGCCAAGGTCCTGGTGGATAAGCCTGAAGCAGTGCAAATTAACGAAATTGAGGGGGAACAAACCTCAGTTATTGAACTCAGGGTTGCCAAGGAAGATCTTGGCAAAATTATCGGAAAGGAAGGTAGAACTGCCAAGGCTATAAGAACTATTCTTGGCGCAGCTGGCAGTAAACTCAAAAAGAGGGTAGTTCTGGAAATTATTGAATAG
- the rimM gene encoding ribosome maturation factor RimM (Essential for efficient processing of 16S rRNA) codes for MTETDLIPLFKVLSTHGLKGDLRVALLTLNQDLLSHIQKLYLKNKEEVPLVIKSIQKGPGFNIFLLSLEEIDFERAKGLLNKILYLKPSDLPELKEEEFYYYQLEGLKIVDRKDKFWGEVSGVMPLGEYDLLLIKTPEGKEFYLPLVDEYVEEVNIKEKIILVKEIEDLVKSQR; via the coding sequence TTGACAGAGACTGATCTTATTCCTCTCTTTAAGGTCCTCTCTACCCACGGATTAAAGGGTGACCTGCGGGTCGCCCTTCTTACTCTTAATCAGGATCTGCTCTCTCATATCCAAAAGCTCTATCTTAAAAATAAAGAAGAAGTTCCTTTAGTGATTAAGTCAATTCAAAAAGGGCCAGGCTTTAATATCTTTTTGCTCTCTTTAGAAGAAATTGATTTTGAAAGGGCAAAGGGACTTTTGAACAAAATCCTTTATCTTAAACCTTCTGATTTACCTGAACTTAAGGAAGAAGAATTTTATTACTATCAATTAGAGGGGCTAAAAATTGTTGACAGGAAAGATAAGTTCTGGGGAGAGGTTTCAGGGGTTATGCCCTTAGGAGAATATGACCTCCTCCTCATTAAAACCCCTGAAGGGAAGGAATTCTATCTTCCCCTTGTGGATGAGTATGTAGAGGAAGTAAATATCAAAGAAAAGATTATCCTTGTAAAGGAAATTGAGGATCTTGTTAAAAGTCAGCGTTAA
- the trmD gene encoding tRNA (guanosine(37)-N1)-methyltransferase TrmD: MRFKILTIFPEYFSSPLEVGLIKRAREKKIIDIEVYDLRDFTSDKHKVVDDEPYGGGEGMVFKPEPLYRALTHIKERDPDTYTVYLSPQGRLFNQKIAEELSKLKSLLFICGRYEGIDERIRKHFIEDEISIGDYVLFGGEVASLVILEAVARLIPGVVGKRDSVDRESFTSGLLKYPCYTRPAEFLGFKVPEVLLSGNHAEIENYRRRVSLEITLKRRPELLSQIPLSERDLEFLRELLQRQRLYLFLLHYPVYNKKGEIIASAITGLDLHDLARLGCTYGVKGVYIVQPLEDQKKLAEGLITYWISGKGKDYNPLRSKAMELLRIYSTLEAALQDVKAREEEDPILIGTDAGPKRVPISPEEVRDLLWKKPICLVLGTAWGLEETFLRQCHYFLEPIWGRIAPYNHLSVRSAASILLDRIFRPYLLFKRQ, encoded by the coding sequence ATGCGCTTTAAGATATTAACCATTTTTCCTGAATATTTTTCTTCTCCCCTTGAAGTGGGCTTAATCAAAAGAGCAAGAGAAAAAAAAATCATAGATATTGAGGTTTATGATTTAAGAGATTTTACCTCAGACAAACACAAGGTAGTTGACGATGAGCCTTATGGAGGGGGGGAGGGAATGGTTTTTAAGCCCGAACCTCTCTACCGAGCCTTAACGCACATAAAAGAAAGAGATCCTGATACCTATACAGTGTATCTCTCACCTCAGGGAAGGCTTTTTAATCAAAAAATAGCTGAAGAGCTATCTAAATTAAAAAGCTTACTTTTCATCTGTGGACGCTATGAAGGAATTGATGAAAGGATCCGGAAACATTTTATTGAGGATGAAATTTCCATTGGAGATTATGTCCTTTTTGGGGGTGAGGTAGCCTCCTTAGTTATCCTTGAAGCTGTAGCAAGGCTTATACCTGGAGTTGTGGGAAAAAGAGATTCCGTTGACAGAGAATCTTTTACCTCCGGGCTTCTTAAGTATCCCTGTTATACAAGACCAGCTGAGTTTCTTGGATTTAAAGTGCCAGAGGTTCTTCTTTCCGGGAATCATGCAGAGATTGAAAATTACCGTCGCAGGGTTTCTTTGGAGATTACCTTAAAGAGGCGCCCTGAATTGCTTTCTCAAATTCCCCTCTCTGAAAGGGACTTAGAGTTCTTAAGAGAGCTTTTACAGAGACAAAGGCTCTATCTTTTTTTGCTTCATTATCCTGTTTACAATAAAAAAGGGGAGATTATTGCCTCAGCCATAACAGGGCTTGATCTTCATGATCTTGCTCGCCTTGGATGCACCTATGGGGTTAAAGGAGTTTACATAGTGCAACCTCTTGAGGATCAAAAGAAACTTGCTGAAGGACTTATAACTTACTGGATATCCGGAAAAGGTAAGGACTATAATCCCTTAAGAAGTAAGGCTATGGAACTCTTGAGAATTTATTCAACCCTTGAAGCTGCCTTGCAGGATGTTAAGGCCAGAGAGGAAGAAGATCCCATCCTTATCGGTACAGATGCTGGCCCTAAAAGAGTGCCCATTTCCCCTGAAGAGGTTAGGGACCTCCTCTGGAAAAAACCTATTTGCCTTGTCTTAGGCACTGCCTGGGGACTTGAAGAGACCTTTCTTAGGCAATGCCATTATTTTCTGGAACCCATCTGGGGAAGAATTGCCCCCTATAATCATTTGTCCGTAAGATCAGCTGCCTCTATCCTCCTTGATCGTATCTTTAGGCCCTATCTCCTTTTTAAAAGGCAATAA